A portion of the Deltaproteobacteria bacterium genome contains these proteins:
- a CDS encoding discoidin domain-containing protein, whose protein sequence is MRYIDLSRCLLVAFFGLAIAVGQPGCATTKAGGDAQASAEGGDAEEPNPLGENLALNKPAVSSSDEKAEMAPKYAVDGDLSTRWGSNFFTDPDPTVGWIYIDLGEVKTIGTVVITWEAAYGLEYQILVSDDAKEWKVAYHEKDGHVGRSVHKIDPPVQGHYVKLLGIKRGTAYGYSPWEIEVYEK, encoded by the coding sequence ATGAGGTATATAGATCTTTCGCGTTGTCTGCTCGTAGCGTTTTTTGGTTTAGCGATCGCTGTGGGTCAGCCCGGTTGCGCAACTACCAAAGCTGGTGGTGATGCTCAAGCTAGTGCTGAAGGTGGCGATGCTGAAGAACCAAACCCCCTCGGTGAAAATCTGGCACTTAACAAGCCAGCAGTCAGTTCTTCTGACGAAAAAGCCGAAATGGCACCAAAATATGCGGTTGATGGTGATCTCAGCACTCGTTGGGGTTCAAACTTCTTTACTGATCCTGACCCAACAGTTGGCTGGATTTATATAGATTTAGGCGAAGTCAAGACTATCGGTACCGTAGTTATTACCTGGGAAGCCGCTTATGGTCTTGAGTATCAAATTCTCGTTTCTGACGATGCCAAAGAATGGAAAGTCGCTTATCACGAGAAAGATGGTCACGTAGGCCGTTCAGTACACAAAATCGACCCTCCAGTTCAGGGTCATTATGTTAAACTCCTTGGTATCAAACGTGGTACTGCCTATGGCTATTCACCATGGGAAATCGAAGTATACGAGAAATAA
- a CDS encoding chemotaxis protein CheW, producing MNYVTEKQDSELVQLTAFRVGQEEYVVDIMRVREIIRPLTVTKVRKGPRFVEGVINLRGEVIPIVDLRVRFELPPEDSERRRIIILMVEGRVLGIVVDSVTEVVRAPRNTIRGAPGIFTPEQAPYFLGVCQYRGRTLLLLNVKNVVASEDSIDVVGANEIARSSM from the coding sequence ATGAATTATGTTACTGAAAAGCAAGACAGCGAACTGGTGCAGCTGACAGCTTTTCGTGTTGGCCAAGAAGAGTATGTGGTTGATATAATGAGAGTGCGTGAAATAATTCGACCACTGACAGTAACTAAAGTACGCAAAGGACCACGTTTTGTCGAGGGAGTTATCAACTTACGTGGAGAAGTCATTCCGATTGTCGATTTACGTGTTCGTTTCGAGCTACCTCCTGAAGATTCAGAACGTCGTAGAATTATTATTCTTATGGTTGAAGGTCGTGTATTGGGTATAGTTGTCGATTCTGTAACTGAAGTTGTACGTGCGCCCCGTAATACTATTAGGGGAGCACCTGGTATTTTTACACCAGAACAAGCCCCTTATTTTTTAGGCGTATGTCAATACCGTGGGCGGACCTTGCTGCTTCTAAATGTTAAAAATGTTGTTGCTAGTGAAGATAGTATCGATGTAGTTGGCGCCAACGAAATTGCACGGAGTAGCATGTGA
- a CDS encoding response regulator, producing the protein MRKVLVVEDSSAMRGLIASIVDQVDDCEVVEVAGGFDALRQLPRERFALIITDINMPDINGLELLSFIRKNPNYTQTPVLIVSTESSERDRAKGLALGANAYITKPFIPDDLKAAVLRLLGSAT; encoded by the coding sequence ATGCGCAAGGTGCTGGTGGTCGAGGATTCATCGGCGATGCGCGGCTTGATTGCGTCTATTGTCGATCAGGTCGATGACTGTGAAGTTGTCGAGGTCGCAGGTGGTTTTGACGCATTAAGACAGCTGCCGCGTGAACGATTTGCTTTGATTATTACTGACATAAATATGCCAGATATCAACGGTCTTGAGCTGCTGTCGTTCATACGTAAAAATCCTAATTATACCCAGACACCCGTGCTTATTGTATCTACAGAGTCGAGTGAGCGTGATCGTGCTAAAGGTTTGGCTTTAGGAGCAAATGCATATATCACAAAACCTTTTATCCCAGATGACCTTAAGGCGGCAGTGTTGCGTTTACTTGGGAGTGCAACATGA
- the ribB gene encoding 3,4-dihydroxy-2-butanone-4-phosphate synthase produces the protein MTFEPVQRAIQEIRDGRLIILVDDEDRENEGDLCIAAEKITPETINFMAKFGRGLICLTLTSARINQLELPMMVDENTSAYGTAFTVPIEARRGVTTGISAHDRSTTVLTAIDPKTRPEDLVRPGHIFPLRACDGGVLVRTGQTEGSVDLARLAGLYPAGVICEIMNDDGSMARMSDLTRFAQEHDLTILSIAELINYRLAHETLVRRLVARQVMHPRWGEVVLYAYGTTLDSHEHLVIVKGDISANEPPLVRVHVGHTFSNLYADLFSDDYAQLNAALTSVAKADCGVVVCLNQGLPPNITLEQRLRSIGGSKDVNKSDEKSGVFRDIGIGSQILRDLGLTRIRILTNQPKRYAGIEGFGLTIDGVQPLEFEYTNATSVVVDAHVGGIQSS, from the coding sequence ATGACATTTGAGCCCGTACAGCGGGCGATTCAGGAAATCCGCGATGGGCGATTGATTATCCTGGTCGACGACGAAGATCGTGAAAATGAAGGAGATCTTTGTATCGCTGCAGAAAAAATTACTCCTGAAACCATCAATTTTATGGCTAAATTTGGTCGTGGCTTAATTTGCCTAACATTAACCAGTGCTCGTATTAACCAGCTTGAGCTGCCGATGATGGTCGATGAGAATACCAGCGCTTATGGTACTGCTTTCACTGTACCGATTGAAGCACGCCGAGGAGTGACCACCGGTATTAGCGCTCATGATCGTTCTACAACGGTGTTAACAGCCATCGACCCTAAAACTCGTCCTGAAGACCTAGTGAGACCAGGCCATATTTTTCCTCTACGCGCATGTGATGGTGGTGTGCTTGTACGCACCGGGCAAACCGAAGGTTCGGTTGATCTCGCACGCTTAGCAGGACTTTATCCTGCCGGGGTTATTTGTGAGATAATGAATGACGATGGATCGATGGCGCGTATGTCTGACCTTACTCGTTTTGCTCAAGAGCATGATCTAACAATTTTAAGTATTGCTGAGCTGATTAATTATCGTTTAGCTCATGAAACTTTAGTTCGGCGTTTGGTCGCACGACAGGTAATGCACCCACGTTGGGGAGAAGTAGTACTATATGCTTACGGAACTACTTTAGATTCACATGAACATTTAGTTATTGTAAAAGGCGATATTAGCGCCAACGAACCGCCATTAGTTCGCGTGCATGTCGGTCATACTTTCAGTAACTTGTATGCTGATCTTTTCAGTGATGATTATGCTCAATTAAATGCGGCACTTACCAGTGTTGCCAAAGCTGACTGTGGTGTTGTTGTTTGTCTTAATCAAGGTTTACCCCCCAATATTACACTTGAACAACGTTTACGTTCTATTGGAGGCTCAAAAGATGTGAATAAAAGTGATGAGAAAAGTGGAGTATTTCGCGATATTGGTATTGGTTCACAAATTTTGCGTGACCTTGGTCTTACCCGCATTCGTATTTTAACAAATCAACCAAAGCGCTATGCTGGTATCGAGGGCTTTGGTTTGACAATCGATGGAGTACAACCACTTGAATTTGAGTATACTAATGCTACTTCTGTAGTGGTTGACGCGCATGTAGGAGGAATACAATCATCATGA
- a CDS encoding riboflavin synthase, producing MFTGLVETVGTVQRITGNSPSLICIESTIPVEGVAIGDSVAINGCCLTAILKESHSIVYEAAAETLARTNLGELRIGDQVNLERALRLGDHLAGHLVSGHVDGIGFIRERNFKENTLYLGIEAPKTILPLIADQGAIAVSGVSLTVTQIRGALFWVALISHTRQVTILNNLPYGSTVNLEVDTIARYVQRLLNYNKEQSSGCLTQEFLEAKGFL from the coding sequence ATGTTTACCGGTCTTGTTGAAACTGTGGGTACCGTACAAAGAATTACGGGTAACTCACCAAGTCTTATTTGTATTGAATCGACAATTCCTGTTGAAGGTGTTGCTATTGGTGATTCAGTTGCCATTAATGGGTGTTGTCTTACAGCGATTTTAAAAGAATCTCATAGTATAGTTTATGAAGCTGCAGCCGAAACTCTTGCCCGCACCAATTTAGGTGAATTGCGAATTGGTGACCAAGTGAATCTTGAACGCGCATTGCGTTTAGGTGATCACCTTGCTGGCCATCTAGTAAGCGGTCATGTTGATGGTATCGGATTTATCCGAGAACGTAATTTCAAAGAGAATACTCTTTATTTGGGTATCGAAGCCCCTAAAACGATTTTGCCATTAATTGCGGATCAAGGTGCAATTGCGGTATCTGGTGTTTCACTTACAGTAACACAAATTCGTGGTGCATTATTTTGGGTGGCTTTAATTTCACACACGCGACAAGTGACGATTTTAAATAATTTACCTTATGGATCTACAGTAAATTTAGAGGTAGATACCATTGCTCGCTATGTACAGCGCTTATTAAATTACAACAAAGAGCAATCATCAGGTTGCTTGACTCAAGAATTCCTCGAAGCTAAGGGGTTTTTATGA
- a CDS encoding purine-binding chemotaxis protein CheW: MKKTPSREDVISRKKAISTKSISNTSESTVLENSENESRDVTYDPLQEFFVSENEKALMTKSFVSGGTKGDKKIGKTEQTLELLAFWVADEEYAISIIEIQEIIKVQPITELPRAGSAVLGIISLRGTIVPILDLRRVLHLEERPISRQTRILVVRSEDDPIGLLVDRVTSVTRFDAKKVEATPHAMRRQTSEFVRGVGRLDSRLFIILEVSSVIAIMDAAA, from the coding sequence ATGAAGAAAACACCATCGCGTGAAGATGTAATATCACGAAAAAAGGCAATATCTACAAAATCTATATCGAATACTTCCGAATCAACTGTTTTAGAAAATTCTGAAAATGAATCTAGAGATGTTACTTATGATCCATTGCAAGAGTTTTTTGTATCCGAAAATGAAAAAGCCTTAATGACAAAGAGCTTTGTCTCAGGTGGCACCAAGGGTGATAAGAAAATAGGCAAAACTGAGCAGACGCTAGAATTATTAGCTTTTTGGGTAGCTGATGAAGAGTACGCAATTTCGATTATCGAAATTCAAGAAATAATTAAGGTTCAACCAATAACCGAACTTCCTCGTGCTGGTTCTGCGGTGCTTGGTATAATATCTTTGCGTGGAACGATCGTGCCAATTTTAGATTTACGTCGTGTGTTACATCTAGAAGAACGACCTATTTCTCGTCAGACGCGAATTTTGGTTGTTCGCTCTGAAGATGATCCAATTGGATTATTAGTTGACCGTGTAACTAGTGTAACACGTTTTGATGCTAAAAAGGTTGAAGCAACACCACACGCGATGCGCCGTCAAACTAGCGAGTTTGTTCGAGGTGTTGGCCGATTAGATTCCCGTTTGTTCATTATTCTCGAAGTTAGTTCAGTTATTGCTATTATGGATGCTGCCGCATGA
- a CDS encoding DUF4388 domain-containing protein produces the protein MNLCSQSTSYDHERWDTLSLVGNLADLGLGDIFQIVSLSRRSGTLQLTTPVESGEIVFRAGRVVAAFRSNAKNSIGEDLLAEGVLAPNSYQDMLAAQRNGKRGPELFNLTGVNPEALQETLENVLKHVIYTMFEWNEGTFSFVLEDSPDIWRGFALEGARAVAENGLNPQYLAIEGARIRDEKAKEDTLSTFLLKAQEPSESHSANSALDVKEIAAKLRNAAELDSLPEHSVNINIATPPLKSFEPAKLAKIEDTITIQKQSNETEIKQVPSATIESNPVKTIDNSVSLLQTAGQSLSTLKTNAGYRLLAIDDDPLVTKYIRDAFADNFVEITTSESVSDAFNEIEKDPENLVIASDLIIARSDGKGILGGIEILEKIRQRWSNIPVVLFTDYQNEEAETRAKNLGALATLQKPRKAQVQAAIKQGGQEVFAEFIVSLSGVLAPYIKTASNDNLDQKSETLNLTTTASIQSAPILTTDSSTANVNIFVNDLPSPIKKPAMHETLSNEIAAKSLPDSDNQEELSLPEHSSISSKNNTFANFDLSTAISSEIDALGVRFENDLPPPMLSAGDMAILRSMLAELVDPSNRETVTLLVLRFASHLVERAGLFLATRRVFVGLGGFSIDEASDQFVSRVRRIQIPVEIESIFSRVCHFRSMIRAPLKDCDGNRRLIEGLSGTWPTNEAVAAPLISGDRVAAILFGDNPSGKALGLTDSLEIFLQQAGLAMDRALLERKLEDSRKYRSNF, from the coding sequence TTGAACTTGTGCTCACAGAGTACGAGTTATGACCATGAAAGGTGGGATACTCTGAGCCTGGTTGGAAATCTTGCAGACCTTGGACTTGGCGACATTTTTCAAATTGTCTCGCTAAGCCGTCGTTCTGGTACCCTGCAGCTTACTACTCCGGTAGAATCAGGCGAGATTGTTTTTCGTGCTGGCAGGGTTGTTGCAGCTTTTCGTTCAAATGCCAAAAATAGTATAGGCGAAGATTTGCTTGCAGAGGGTGTGCTTGCACCGAATTCTTATCAGGATATGTTAGCCGCCCAACGAAATGGCAAACGTGGGCCTGAACTTTTTAATTTAACAGGTGTTAATCCAGAGGCACTGCAAGAAACTCTCGAAAATGTTCTTAAACATGTAATATATACTATGTTTGAATGGAATGAAGGGACATTTTCATTCGTTCTTGAAGACTCTCCAGATATTTGGCGTGGATTTGCTCTTGAAGGGGCTAGGGCTGTTGCTGAAAATGGTCTTAATCCACAATATTTAGCGATCGAAGGTGCACGTATACGCGATGAGAAAGCTAAAGAAGATACATTATCGACCTTTTTATTAAAAGCTCAGGAACCAAGCGAAAGCCATAGTGCGAACTCTGCTTTAGATGTTAAAGAAATTGCAGCAAAACTACGTAATGCGGCTGAACTTGATTCTTTGCCCGAACATAGTGTTAATATAAATATTGCAACCCCGCCTTTAAAATCTTTTGAACCTGCAAAATTAGCAAAAATAGAAGATACAATAACAATACAAAAACAGTCTAACGAAACTGAAATAAAACAAGTACCATCTGCAACAATTGAAAGTAACCCTGTTAAAACTATAGACAATTCGGTTTCATTACTACAAACAGCAGGCCAATCACTATCAACATTGAAAACAAATGCAGGTTATCGATTACTCGCTATTGATGATGACCCATTAGTAACTAAATATATTCGTGATGCCTTTGCTGATAATTTTGTTGAAATCACAACTAGCGAAAGTGTCAGCGATGCCTTCAATGAGATAGAAAAAGATCCTGAAAATTTAGTAATAGCTTCAGATTTAATAATTGCTCGCTCGGATGGCAAGGGTATTTTAGGTGGTATTGAAATTCTTGAGAAAATTCGTCAACGATGGTCGAATATACCCGTAGTTTTATTTACTGATTATCAAAACGAAGAAGCCGAAACTCGTGCAAAAAATCTTGGGGCACTTGCAACCTTGCAAAAACCTCGTAAGGCTCAAGTACAAGCAGCAATTAAGCAAGGAGGCCAAGAGGTCTTCGCAGAATTTATTGTTAGTCTTTCTGGTGTGTTGGCCCCGTATATCAAAACTGCATCAAATGATAATCTTGATCAAAAATCAGAAACTTTAAATTTAACAACAACCGCATCAATTCAATCTGCACCTATTTTAACGACAGATTCTTCAACTGCAAATGTAAATATTTTTGTAAATGATTTACCGTCACCGATTAAAAAACCGGCGATGCATGAAACTTTAAGCAATGAAATTGCAGCTAAATCATTACCAGATAGCGATAACCAAGAAGAGCTATCACTACCTGAACATTCTTCTATTTCTTCAAAAAACAATACATTTGCAAATTTTGATTTAAGTACAGCAATAAGCAGCGAAATTGATGCATTAGGTGTACGTTTTGAAAATGACCTACCACCACCAATGCTTTCTGCTGGAGATATGGCAATTTTACGCTCAATGCTTGCAGAGCTGGTTGACCCGTCTAATCGAGAAACGGTAACCTTACTTGTTCTACGTTTTGCAAGTCATTTAGTTGAACGTGCAGGTTTGTTTTTAGCAACAAGACGTGTTTTTGTAGGTTTAGGAGGTTTCAGTATCGATGAAGCATCCGATCAATTTGTCAGTCGTGTACGGAGGATTCAAATTCCTGTCGAAATTGAATCAATTTTTTCCCGCGTCTGTCATTTTCGTTCTATGATTAGAGCACCATTGAAAGATTGTGATGGAAATCGTCGTTTGATTGAGGGACTAAGTGGAACTTGGCCGACAAATGAAGCTGTTGCTGCACCGCTTATTTCTGGCGATCGTGTGGCTGCTATCTTATTTGGAGATAATCCTTCTGGAAAAGCATTGGGACTTACCGATAGTCTTGAGATATTCTTACAGCAAGCTGGATTGGCGATGGACCGAGCTTTACTTGAGCGTAAGCTTGAAGATTCGCGCAAGTATCGCAGCAACTTTTAA
- the nusB gene encoding transcription antitermination factor NusB — protein sequence MRRRGRECALQILYQMDVNRELENNGQKVNVDKAINYFWQSFENVDEEDRNFAECLIRGVTANLHDLDEAIAKVSQNWRVARMGKVDRCLIRVAAYEILYCPDIPRVVSINEAVEIAKRFSGKESAAFVNGILDQVGGSENTGSNQAI from the coding sequence ATGCGGCGTCGTGGCAGGGAGTGTGCTCTTCAAATACTATATCAAATGGACGTTAACCGCGAACTTGAAAATAATGGTCAAAAAGTTAATGTCGATAAAGCCATTAATTATTTTTGGCAAAGTTTTGAAAATGTTGATGAAGAGGATCGCAATTTTGCTGAATGTCTAATTCGAGGTGTAACTGCGAATTTGCACGATCTTGATGAAGCAATTGCTAAAGTATCGCAAAATTGGCGAGTGGCACGTATGGGAAAAGTAGATCGTTGCTTGATTCGTGTTGCTGCTTACGAGATTCTATATTGTCCTGATATTCCACGTGTAGTGAGTATTAACGAGGCTGTTGAAATAGCAAAACGATTTTCTGGTAAAGAATCAGCAGCTTTTGTGAACGGAATACTAGACCAAGTGGGAGGTTCAGAAAATACTGGCAGTAATCAGGCAATATAG
- a CDS encoding 6,7-dimethyl-8-ribityllumazine synthase, with amino-acid sequence MMNLKDPQIANVYEGILSGDGLRFAIVASRFNNFITEKLIDGARDGFHRHGADKIDIAWVPGTFEMPLVARRLAQSGLYHAICCLGAVIRGGTPHFEYISAQMTRGIAEAAWQSDVPIIFGVLTCDNIEQAIERAGTKGGNKGFDAAIAAIEMAQLWKNLPVRTS; translated from the coding sequence ATGATGAACCTAAAAGACCCCCAGATAGCAAATGTTTATGAAGGAATTTTATCAGGTGATGGCTTACGTTTTGCAATTGTAGCCAGTAGATTTAATAATTTTATAACCGAAAAATTAATTGATGGTGCGCGTGATGGTTTTCATCGTCATGGCGCTGATAAAATTGATATTGCGTGGGTTCCCGGTACTTTCGAAATGCCTTTAGTAGCTAGGCGGTTGGCACAAAGTGGTCTTTATCACGCTATTTGTTGTTTAGGGGCAGTAATTCGCGGTGGTACACCACATTTTGAGTATATTTCAGCCCAAATGACCAGAGGAATTGCCGAGGCAGCTTGGCAAAGTGATGTACCAATAATTTTTGGGGTGCTTACTTGTGATAACATAGAACAAGCCATTGAGCGTGCAGGAACGAAGGGTGGCAACAAGGGCTTTGATGCAGCTATAGCAGCCATTGAGATGGCTCAGCTATGGAAGAATTTACCAGTAAGGACAAGTTAG
- a CDS encoding chemotaxis protein CheA, which translates to MSPPVNQDFISEAQEIVDVLNRDLIVAENESSTGGEIDPERVNNLFRSAHSLKGISGMFGFDSISRLAHSLESVLDGMRLGRVHIDPVGLDVLFACVERFNSLIAAAATGEDCNANVEDLTKRLEKVARGDAADTADPLEFIELGSEVRTVLTEYEEHRLKENIKRGRNLYILRITFDLANFDLGLAELDAAVKSIGEVITKLPSSKTAESGSISFDIIVGSDSNIQELSKTLGDDRIEITTIQRKQMVATALKKRAMPIPQKDTTKSDAIVEQDKNIEGSNSQLAVEGSEFARSSQDESASVKSVSQTVRVDIRRLDRLMNLVGELSLTKTAFLHISDVMKQQIGFVGLAVDLHKESRNFERRLSELQAGIMEVRMVPLANLFERMVRVGRKISRELKRQVRIEVSGEHTELDKLIVEDLADPLMHLIRNAIDHGIETPEVRAAAGKDPEGTVRLSALAQGNHVIVEVSDDGGGIDPEKVIKMAVAKKLVTPERAKELTRREIFNLLFIAGFSTRSEVSEYSGRGVGLDIVKNNISQLSGVIDIFSVKGKSTSITVTLPITLAIIPALVVAVAGRTYAIPLNNVLETLAIEDTTVSTIERREVISVRGATVPLVDLRHHFRMETKERPEVCYGVVAGVGQHRMALVVDELVGQQDIVIKSLGRRLQHIKGIAGATELGNQKTILVIDMVALINELAVDSAATEA; encoded by the coding sequence ATGAGCCCACCAGTAAACCAGGATTTCATTTCTGAAGCCCAAGAGATTGTTGATGTTCTTAATCGCGATCTTATTGTTGCTGAAAATGAATCTAGTACTGGTGGTGAAATCGATCCTGAGCGGGTTAATAATTTATTTCGTAGCGCTCATTCGCTTAAAGGCATTTCTGGGATGTTTGGGTTCGATTCGATTTCCCGACTTGCCCACAGCCTCGAAAGTGTACTTGATGGTATGCGACTTGGTCGTGTGCATATCGACCCTGTAGGTTTAGATGTTTTATTTGCATGCGTTGAACGCTTTAATTCTCTTATTGCAGCAGCAGCAACGGGTGAAGATTGTAATGCAAATGTTGAAGATTTAACTAAACGTCTTGAAAAAGTTGCTAGAGGGGACGCAGCCGATACCGCAGATCCACTTGAATTTATTGAGTTGGGTAGTGAGGTACGCACTGTTTTAACTGAGTATGAAGAGCATCGCCTTAAAGAAAATATTAAACGCGGTCGTAATTTATATATTTTGCGTATAACTTTCGACCTTGCAAATTTCGATTTGGGGCTTGCTGAATTAGATGCAGCAGTTAAAAGCATCGGAGAAGTTATTACTAAGCTTCCAAGTTCAAAAACTGCAGAATCAGGTTCAATTTCATTTGATATTATAGTTGGTTCAGATAGTAACATTCAAGAATTGAGTAAGACCTTAGGCGACGACCGCATAGAGATCACAACAATTCAGCGAAAACAGATGGTGGCTACCGCTCTGAAAAAAAGAGCGATGCCGATACCACAAAAGGATACTACTAAATCGGATGCGATCGTAGAGCAAGATAAAAATATTGAAGGTAGCAACTCACAATTAGCTGTTGAAGGCAGTGAGTTTGCTCGTTCTTCGCAAGATGAGTCTGCCAGTGTTAAAAGTGTTTCACAAACTGTACGGGTAGATATTCGCCGTCTTGATCGATTGATGAATTTAGTTGGTGAGTTATCACTCACGAAAACCGCTTTTTTACATATCAGCGATGTAATGAAACAACAGATTGGTTTTGTCGGACTTGCTGTTGATTTACATAAAGAAAGCCGTAATTTCGAACGACGCTTATCTGAACTGCAAGCAGGTATCATGGAAGTACGAATGGTGCCACTTGCTAATCTCTTTGAGCGTATGGTGAGAGTAGGGCGTAAAATAAGTCGTGAGCTTAAGCGACAAGTGCGAATTGAAGTTTCTGGAGAGCACACTGAGCTTGATAAGCTTATTGTGGAAGATCTCGCAGATCCTTTAATGCACTTAATTCGAAATGCTATTGATCATGGCATAGAAACTCCCGAAGTGCGTGCTGCTGCTGGCAAAGATCCTGAAGGTACTGTTCGTCTTTCTGCTCTTGCGCAAGGCAATCATGTTATCGTTGAAGTTTCTGATGATGGCGGTGGCATTGATCCTGAAAAAGTTATTAAGATGGCTGTTGCAAAGAAACTTGTTACTCCTGAACGTGCCAAAGAACTTACTAGACGGGAGATTTTTAATCTACTTTTTATTGCAGGATTTTCAACAAGAAGCGAAGTTTCAGAATATAGTGGTCGCGGTGTTGGTCTTGATATTGTTAAAAATAATATTTCTCAGTTATCAGGTGTTATAGATATTTTTTCAGTAAAAGGTAAAAGCACTTCGATTACTGTGACGTTACCTATTACCTTAGCAATCATTCCAGCATTGGTAGTTGCCGTTGCGGGACGTACTTATGCCATTCCACTAAACAACGTTCTTGAAACTTTAGCTATTGAAGATACTACAGTAAGCACTATTGAACGTCGTGAGGTAATATCTGTACGAGGCGCAACAGTTCCCTTAGTTGATTTGCGTCATCACTTTCGGATGGAAACAAAAGAACGCCCAGAAGTTTGTTATGGAGTTGTTGCTGGAGTTGGTCAACATCGTATGGCCCTAGTTGTTGATGAACTTGTTGGACAACAAGATATTGTTATAAAATCTTTAGGGCGCCGCTTGCAGCACATTAAGGGAATTGCTGGAGCTACTGAACTAGGTAACCAAAAAACCATTTTAGTTATCGATATGGTAGCACTCATTAATGAGCTTGCCGTGGATAGCGCTGCGACGGAGGCTTGA